Genomic segment of Cyprinus carpio isolate SPL01 chromosome A13, ASM1834038v1, whole genome shotgun sequence:
GCGAAAGATACGCATGAGGCGCAGGATTTGCACAACCCTTCCCACGTTCACAAGCTCCTCGCTTTCCTCAGCATCCACAGTTTCAAATGCCAAAGTGGCATAAAATGGAATAATAGAGGCGAAATCAATGATGTTTAGCACATTGCTCAGAAATTTGCGCAAACATGGTGTGACAGCTAATCGTAGGATGAACTCGAAAGAGAACCAGAGGACGCAAAAGGTTTCGACAACAGCCAACACCGGGTTCTCTACTTCTTTGTCATTAACGTCCACCTGTTGGAACTCAGGCATGCTGTGAACGCACATGGCTATGATACTCATCAGTACCACACTCAGCGAAAACACTGCCGTTACTTTCGCAGAGCACGAGTATCCTGGGTTTTCCAGTCGCAGCCAGAGTTCCTTACGCTTCTCGGAGCACCAGGTGCCCTCAAACTTTTCCAGGTCTTTGTCAAACGCTGATAGTTCCTCCATAGATGAATCTAAGCTGTCTTGCAGCTGGTTCTGTGGGTCATCGTCGTTTCCCCAGTCAAGATCTCCTGTATACGCTTTCTGTTCTTGAAATCTGTTGCTGCAGCAAGTGTCCAGGTGAAGCTCCTTGATGCCCCAGTACTCTAGCTCCTGGCTGAAGCTAAACACACACAACTCTTCCATCAGGTGGATCTTTCCGGTATGGTAGAAATTCAGCACGTAGCGAAAAAAACATGGGTTTCGGTCGAAATAATACTCGCGTTCGACAGCTGCATAGTCGTCACAAAGCTGGAGAATAGCAGCCTCTGAGCTGCAGTAGAGAAGTTGGGCAAGTCGCGTGTGGGGGAAGCGTTGGAGGACCACCCGTTCCACTTGCTGCTTAAAGCCACCGACGTTGAGGTTGATGAAGCTCTCTTCGGGGCCTTGGCGGTGCAGGACCTGCCCATACACCATGATGGATGCCAAAGCATGAAGGAGTAAGAGGGACTGTTGGGCTAAGCAGTTTTGGAGGGACTCAGCTATGGCTGCATGTCTATAATAGAGGAAAAGAAAAGTCTGATTAGCACTTTCAGAAGAAAAAGTTGACCTGTTGCCATCAAAACAATATTCCTGCTCATCAaaaatgtcatcttttttttttctttcagtatttctTGCCATAGTTCACTGTACTGCACTCAAATAtatgacaagacaaaaacttaatcagatttaaatacacagagagacagacagacaagacagctAATCTATTACATACTGCTTCTAACTGTAACAACTGTGATGGGATAAAAGCATTCTGGAGCCCAAATCAGCCTTCATAGCTGCTAATGGATATTGATTTTGTACATTGTCGTAAACAAAACCTTAGTGATCATTATGAGCATTTCAACACTAACTCTGACTTTCTCTCCCAGCAGTATTGCTGGGCACAAAATCATGTCAAGATTTCAGGACATTCAACGAACGCTGGACAGTTCTGATGTGCAGTGCTTTTGTAACGtttgaaaaattgacatttttattctgaGACTaaaaccactaaataaataataataataaatattatatatatatatatatatatatatatatatacacacacaaaaaaaaaaaaaaatatatatatatatatatatatatatatatatatatattatatatatatatatatatatatctatacacaccATAtaacattaccgttcaaaagtttgggatcagtaagacgtGATGTTTTTTAacgaagtctcttatgctcaataaggctgcatttgtttgaggaaaaatacagaaaaaaaaaacaataaacttgcaaaatgttattacaatatataaaataatggtttatattttaatatcccttaaaatataattagattttaatgtatgcTTTAATATATATCGTCAACATCAAGTGAGAGGctgaattgaaaatgtaaaattattttgcatcaaaaaatattaatattagatagTCAGCATATAAATTTGAGCGACACGTTTCAAAATgtctttgattttcaaaaaatatttggtTTGTTCCTCTTCTGCTTTAATGGCAACAgcatgaactccacaagtttgtCTAAAACCCGATGATCAcattctccagcatgatttgagaaacatccaaagagcatcttgtgctttaaTGGAAACTGTCCATAGAGAATGACATGATGAATGTCACAAATGTACTTGTTAGATTAGTGACCTGTAAATAGTGCAAAAACGTAATTTCTTCTTAACTGTGTcacaacatttcttttttcttttaatgtattatttctagctttaaataagattttaaacTCCAGATTTTCAATAAGGGTCATACTTTTAGACCTCACTGTTTGTAGTaataattcattttgcactacataaAACGTAAATAACATTTGATAGCAACAGCAGTAACTATAGAAAAACAGCATTCCCACAATAGACCTCAAAACACCAAAGTGTTAAAATTGGGTACAACACTGAATTTCTAAAttacatataggcctatatacaaTCGTTGATAAGTTTCTGCAAGGTGTGTATAATTCTGCGCGCTCTGCCTGGTCGAACTCCGGCAGCAAGGACAGCACTAAAGTTATGTTCAAAACAACACTGCGTAACCCAAACTACACAGAAGCAAAAATCAGTTTAcctgttttcctttcttttctgaCGGCATCAGTGCACTGCAAAGACGTTTCCATCTTCCAGCGCCTTCCTTGGTAAAGTCGAGCCCGGTGTGCGATCGTTCGCAGTATTTGCCCCATGTCCCGCAGGAGACTGTGGCTGGTGGGACACTTGGCACATAGTGTGCCGCTAACGCTCTCGCGGTGCCTCGGGGCAGCTGCGCGTCCGTGCGTCACTGGCCCGTTGCAACTAGAACGCGCTTGCGCTTTGCGTTTCAGGACGCGCCTCCACAAGCTCCACTGAGGAGCAATGATTAAGTGAAAAATAATCGGAGGGCAGAGGTGAAATCAGTGCAAGAGAGACATTTTACCCCCCGTGAAGGTGAGTTAAAGGATTAGAAAACTAATAAAAGAGAGAGATTAAAAATCCCTTGAGTTACTGCTGAAGAAGACAGAGGTCgaatggaagaaaagaaaagaaaagaaaagaaaagaaaagaaaagaaaagaaaagaagcataTTGAAAAGTTTGAGGGTAAAAATAATTGTCTTCTTGCTGCTTTTATGAGCATCAAgtgtgtaattttaatatttagaaattatttcagGACGGAAAGATATCAGCATCGACACAGGCTACTGCAGTTATGTTAAGGAGTGTGAAGTTATTAAACCATGTAAACAGCGAGTGGTTTGTGAACACGTTCACTTTCTCCATTTAAAGTTCTTTTCCCTCGCGCAGCACCTGTCGCACGTGCACTGAGGAATTGACAGATGATGCCCCCTAGATGCCGTGAAGAGAACTCCGTTTTAATGTTACTCTTTAAagtatgtaatacaatttaaaaataaataaataaataaacaaataaataaataaactataaaaaaccATGCCGTCACTTATGCTCAGCGAAAAATCCTATAAATGTATCAAGCATATGCAACAAGTAACATAATACATTCTGTCAGAAGCGTCAGTACTCGAGAACGACTGTAGAGAGCAGCATTGCGTGACatacaagacaagacaagacaaataTTATCTGTAAATGTTTCACTGGACAGGTGCCTAAAATTAAATATGTCAATTTTCAATTCAAATCAGAACTGACAGAAGTGAACAGCAAAGTCTGAGAGACTGTCTTTTTTGAgacaagtcttttttttcttcttttccttttttttttttttttgaagagtaaATCAAAGTAAATTGATGTCCTATTGTTTGATTAGTGCTAAAATAACAGGACACACTGAATCggtttcattgttttttgttttaaactatcATTCCTAATTTTGCAAACACTTGCAAACACTTGCAAACAATGTTTaactcatttttaattaaattgtcaAATTGAGTGATTCCATAAGaatgtctttttaaatgatttacagaGAAATTTGTGTAGAATATTgttaggtaaaataaaaataatgtaattatatacataaatatatgaaaatgccatataaaagaaattaaatgtataaatatatatgataactTGTTTGAACATccaaatatgatatatatattttaagcctACCCCTATGGCAGAGTTTGTGTCCCACAGTACATCAAAAAGACTGACATTTGATGGAGCAAGAGCTGAGCTTAGAAAAGAGATGGGAAAAGTCTATCCCACTGGGGAGTGACAGAGAGGACAGAAGCTGTGTTGTGTAATCTCCTGCTCCAAAGCACAGTGCTTACACACACTGCACATCCAGAACTGGTACTCCGATATCACTCTTCCTGTCACTATACAGGTGGGTAACGCCCTTCGgcctgagaaagaaagaaagtaataaaaagagagaaaataaaagacaaagagaTAGAGATTCATTCATCAAGTCAGAATGCATCATCACACATGCTAGGTTAACCAGTTTAACATTGTTTTACAAAcataattgagattttttttttttttttttttaagaaattaatacttttatttggtaATGATGCAgcaagtgacattaaagacatttaaaatgatacaaaaattatttcaaataaatgctattcttatattataaaaatatcatggtttccaaaaaaaaataatttgataataagaactgttacttgggcaccaaatcagcaaattagaatgatttctgaaggatcatgtgactctgaagactggagtaatcacaggaattacattttaaaataaattctaatagaaaatttaaatagtattgcacaataatattgttttttaatcctttttaatcaaaaaaaaatttagccttggtgagcataagagacttcttttaaaaacatttaaaaaatcttactgactccaaacttttccAGTGTATATTAAATAATCTTCCCACTGTTCTACTACAGTTCACAGGAGAAACTGTGCTGATGTAATAATTTCCAGTCACTCGGCACACCGCAGTGATGCGGGCGTGCATGACCCTTATGCCACTCATCTCACAGTACTTTACACTTGCTACTCTGTGACCACACAGCTCTGTCTACCAGCCGTAATGAAGAATCTGCATAATTTATCAGTTAAACGGAGCCTGAGAAATGTTTCCAGTGGTTGTTCACTCAGTCAGGTTGTAAAGCACATCTGGCTGTTGTGTTCCTGTCTTACCCATCAGTGAGACTGTCTCGCTGGCTTTGCCTGGTGTCTCGAGGGCTGTGTTTGGTGAAGATCTCCAGGGCCAGGTCTTCATAAAGCTGCCTCTGATCTGGAGTCAGTGTTTCCAGAGACTCCAGCTTAATAAAGGCACGTGAGCAAATACCAAACGCTCGGTTGGCAGATGAGCAGGTGGCTAGCAGAGAGTAAATCTCCACAGCAGGGATAATATCCTCATAGTCACGGAGATGGAGAGCTAGAAATAGAGAATAAAGTAATTATTGCATTGTTTCACATTTAAGGAACAAAAGATTTTAATAAGATACACCTTTGCTGCTCactgaatgttcattttaaaaaagggaataatttaataaaactgttaaatacatttttttttattaaatctcaaATCTGAATATAAAGTTTTCATACTGTGCAATATAATGATGTGATGCCTTAATTCACTTGTAGCAATTAAAACAAATGAtatttgtttttagcattttatttttaatttatttagaaaaattgtGTGATCttttaatattggccatttattgGTTATCTGTCACGACACAATAATAatcagtttattaatatttattttcagaattttaatatcagtgcattccTAACTTAAATAGcttttaacacaatattttaggattttaatataattatacaatgaAAACACTGCtaactgaaagacaaaaaaaaaaaatggacccaCACATACACCCATGCACACCTTTTTTCCAGGTGGTCCTGGATATGATGTCTGAATATGACCTTTTTTCTATATGGATATGATGTCTGGATATGATCtgtgatttaaacattttgtctAGACCTTCGTGCAAGCAAACgttttttgtgagtgtgtatgtgtggaccGAATGCTATAAAGACTTCACTTTGAGTTTGTTTTCTCAGTTCAGGTGAGCGAATTAACACTTTATTTGCGCAGATAAGGCCAGACATACCATGCATGTattcacagacactcacacacacagatttacaaTCCTCTGAATATTTACATGGAgatcattattattttcagcaaatgtataattatgggtgaactattcctttaagaggaTGTAATGATGTAAACTGCCTACAAACCTCAACAGATTGCACCTGAAAATTACAGAcagaaaatctttttaaaaactgaacCCCCTTAGTAGACTAACGAATGTAGAAACATTGTAATATTAAGTGCGTATAAACTATTACAACTCATTTGGTTTTATGTGTCACCTGTCCTCATGGCCGCATCCACCTTGCCTT
This window contains:
- the LOC109101108 gene encoding potassium voltage-gated channel subfamily S member 3-like is translated as MVYGQVLHRQGPEESFINLNVGGFKQQVERVVLQRFPHTRLAQLLYCSSEAAILQLCDDYAAVEREYYFDRNPCFFRYVLNFYHTGKIHLMEELCVFSFSQELEYWGIKELHLDTCCSNRFQEQKAYTGDLDWGNDDDPQNQLQDSLDSSMEELSAFDKDLEKFEGTWCSEKRKELWLRLENPGYSCSAKVTAVFSLSVVLMSIIAMCVHSMPEFQQVDVNDKEVENPVLAVVETFCVLWFSFEFILRLAVTPCLRKFLSNVLNIIDFASIIPFYATLAFETVDAEESEELVNVGRVVQILRLMRIFRILKLARHSVGLRSLGATLRHSYHEVGLLILFLSVGISIFSVLIYFVEKENAESELQTIPVGWWWATISMTTVGYGDTYPITLAGKLIATLCIICGLLVVALPISIIFNKFSKYYQRQKALVESDQLLLEDEKLPNLSMPLLYIGDLYGQKMTSVVRSASSVGSTGSEGDVTDASSIQDVEIDCPTGMPQAHKAT